The DNA region gttgataaggtttcgcatagataaaaatatttagtgtaccctaaaccctgaagcACTGCCAATTAGATGGTATGCTCAccccgtattcaacttttctttccactttggagtttcttcctccccaccaattgttaacaatttttttatgaataaatgtGAGAAACCgatcctcttcttcttcttccctcccaaatcgtttgttaaatgaggtggtgcaTCCACATTTTCCTACCCACCCCGAGTGTTcacttgctatattttttttctttttttgggggttctctcccccccacgGGCTGCAACATATATTACCGTgtcgtatttttataccaaggccGCTTGTTAtttccctcccttgattttttttgaaaaacacttagcatttttttctgcataatatttttgtaatcccacccatttttgtttcattgtattttgaaactttaactttttaactgaatgcatggctCTTATCGGAGGAAGGGAGGCCTGCCCAGgaagtgcactatttatttatctgtacaaggaaatatttttttcgtatttctcCCATGcacattactacgccttatttgtgTTGTATAATCGTGCAGCATATTATATGGAGATGACATATGCTCTCTCTGCTGCGCGCAACTGctaacgaggggaaaattGCCCTTTTAGCAGAGGGTGTCAtcgtgaaagaaaaaaaaaagaacccaaAACagtgtatacatattattacatatgtatataatacctgcttgaGGATGATGCTGATTAGTTCGCTGCAACAACATCACAACACACCCCCCTCGAGTGAAACAGAGAGCACGGCGCGTCAGGAAGCTACTAGCCCTGCTAAAAAAAGCtccagaagcattttccACGTAACCCACAACGCtcgtacctacatacatatgtataattatattttgctgcacGCTAGACGATCTAACTAGTAATTAGAAAATttccttgaaaaaaagagacctaacgtttttttttttttctaaaaccattacaaatatttcttaTACTCGTACAAATCCGaagttattatttatttcgaaaataaataaatttattttcattcataTGAGGATAAGTACTTATGTAAATTTACCTGCATATTGACTTAAATTAAtgctagttattttttatttacggCCAGGTTatcaaataatataaccCAATATGCTATTATAAACGCAGAACACAATAGAAAATACATCAAACATGAGTAAAAAGCATAAACACTGAAACCTAAACCAAAAAGTGAACCTTGAAACTATATCCTTAAAAACTTTAACCTAAACCTTGGGACTTAAAACCTAAAAGCTAAACATGAAAACATAAATCATAAACTCTAAATCGTAAAACATCAAACCTATACCCTAAACACTtaacctaaaccctgaaccctaaacccaaAAAATCCTGAAATCTGAGCCCCAAACCTAAAACTCTAAACGCTAAATAAGAAAACATAAACCATAACCCAtaaaaccctaaaccttaaaccctaaatatataattctcttttttcattatattaaGTTATTTCAGTATTTCCTTaatgatttatttattttacatatattaaaaaaaatggcaacagCAACAGCAGAAGAAGACATATGGGTGcatgttattttattatctaaaaaattattaattccatataaatatgttgcacaaataaacaaataaatttatgtttttaaaaattgattgTACTTGCCTAcataattcatttatttttcttaaaattcaggacaaaattttagaaaaatcttcttcatataatatatatcaaaaatttaatagtgatgtaaaagaaaaaaattttgaaacgTGTTGTGATATGTTtaataaggaagaaaatggaaaagacaGTGATACCCATATGTTGTGCAGGAAAATTGCTCGAAATGCAGATTATTTATTCGATAATATGAATACAACTGAATTTAATACTCTCTGTTTTCATTATAGACATTGGTTGTAtgaaaatttaagaaaaattatagaaaaggctaaagataaagaaacaaaacaatCAGTCGctgctaattttttaaatgcaaaaaaattgcattatGTATACTTATCGCGTATACAATTGTTTATTTGACCTAAATAAAGATGACTTggataacttaaaaaaaaagatagaagagaaatatttatatgattattttagtAATTATAATAGTATTAAGACTTATGAAACTTGTGAACATGTAAAATTagacaaatataaaaaatatttaactgaaatttgtacattttatgatgagcataaaaaaaaatacgaatgTTGCAATGGTTCATGGTTACATGATTGcttcaattattttaaatgtgaTGACAATTTAAATCCCCATAAactattatataaattaaacaatGGGGGTACAGGAAGCTGTGATAAGttagaaaaggaaaagaaaccTTCATCATCTGGTAATTCTGTTACTTCTCAGGGTGAAGAATCAAATATTATGAACACATTTTACACAGGACCATGTAAGCATATTGGTGATGGAAGATTAATGTGTAGTTTACGTCAAGCATCGCATATATCTCCAAAATTTCCCTTCAAACCTCTTAAATATAATACggatgaaaaatatgctcaAAATAAGATGAACTTTCCCACCTATGCAAATCCGTCCGGTGTCATAGTTCAATATCAAGAGAATCATTCAACATTAGAATCTAATGATAGAAATTCCAATGATTTGAGCCCAAAGAAAATTGAACACGTAAAAActgaaaacacaaaaaacgAAAGTACGGACCCCTTGAATCCTGTATCTTCGGAAACACAGAAAAAACCTTCACAAACTGTAGAAGTCATAGGAGGATTCAAATGGAAATTCGGTAATGGAACCCTATCTTGTCCtccaaaaaattcaaacgAAGATAAATACAATTTATGCAGATACATtagaaatttaaaagaaacacataatattataaagaatttaaaCATGGGGAGTGTAGATCCAttaaataacaatttttcacAAGTAAAAAACTTAATCAACTTTAATCTAATTGAAAAAACTAATCAAAGAGGTATAACTATGGGTTCAAACTCAGATTCTACAACAAATATAATTAGTAACATGGATTATCCTGGTAATAGAGTACATGAAGAACATGTGTTAAACAGCAATTATATCCGCGTTTCTATGGTAGCAGCTTTAATATtaggaataatttttctttttttcatttattataaagtaaatgaaaattaaatttaaacgCATGTACAACCTGTTTTATtatcaaaatttataatgataaattaattctgctatttattttttatattttaaattttatagtTTACACCTTTAGGATTTTGTTTACGAAGAACTttttcccccaaaaaaaatattaggaGTAATCTTTCAAAtgaaattttatattcaaattCAACAAAAATTCCTCCTGAGGGAAATAGAAATAACCCCAATAGGGGACAACTTGTAGCATATCAATCTGTCTAAGGCGATTTTaactaaattatttaaaaataaaattaataagaaTACCACAAGTAATATGGTTTTTCGCAGATTACGTTATATAAACAAGTATAAAtattgcttaaaaaaaatatgtttcattaaaaaacatttaatttaaaaaaattttttttttgttgtacttAAAGTATAAtttgatttttaaaaatttgtttttctacTGCTTTAACGTTATTTGCTTCATACTATATATAactgtatatttttttttttgtagcttCTTCTTAATGCAccttttttggtttttccctttttttaaatataaaagaataaaaatttattaaatgttaaatttattcacataaaaaaattaattatactCTTTCCTTATTACTTTTTACTTCTACATAACTAAAAATTGCTTTGTTTTGTAATGATACGTAagggtacataaaaaattataaaattccCAATTTTATAGTATTACCGAAATCAGaggttaattttttgtttaaataatttatgatCATGATAGATTTTTCGGCAAATATTGAAGAAACTCTATCATAACAACACAAGGTTAAGcatctttttataatataaataaaatatgattaattattaaataaaataatttgttcaattttattgatattttaaatacagatgcattattttatttacttatatatttgaactctatttttattgaattacaaaaatattgataaaaaattttgaattcatttttatatagattaataataacaataaaatatatgtaacacCTTTGTTTATTACACATGAAATGATATAAacagcaaaatatatattatcaaGTTAAATGTAATTGTTAtctaaaatattacattttatGATTCATTAATTAGTGGTGAATCTAGGGTACTTCATTTCATTtggacatatattatattattttttaaaaaaaattattctagAATAATGTTATAAgtacaattaaaaataaattactcAACATATTATACggtatattattaatatttcttaataacttgatatttatttatgttgtaTGTATTATGCTATAATTTctaactgaaaaaaaaacttaccatattgaaaatgtatattacgtatataataattatatttctataaaaacatattagTTATGGATAATAGGCcacattattttataattttattacagAATAATACATGTAAATGTATAAGATACACAATGGTATGtaattaaatgtatattGAAATTTTACCACAACATACAATACTAAATTTAATTTCTGTTATATTAACATACTGATATTAATACCTAAAtttaatatcattaaaaataaaaaaaataaaatatattctcaATAGCGAAGTTCATAGTACAaaagtataatatattcaacgtgtattaataattataatttagggtttaggtttagatTTAGTGCTCTGGTTTagtgtttagggtttagaGTTCAGGGTTTATGCGTCTATTTTTTGAAGGGTACTATTGCTTGAAGAGAATTGGTTTGCATAAAGTACTATTATATGAAGTGTCTAATTGTGTAAGTTGTATGGCTGTGCATGTAGTATTATAATTTGAAGAGCAGAGTTTCTTCTAGGGCACTCTCATTTGAAGTGTACTGATATACGAGGGATAATGCTATTTTTAGTGTAATACTGTCGCAGGGGTACTATCATTTAAGGTTTTTGATATAGCTGTAgtgtttttatataaagagcACTACTATGTAAACCTTACGGATGTAGCTGTAGTACTACATTGTGAACTGTACGTATGTGCCctgaatattattatgcgGTGGATTCATCATTTAGggttatattatttgaagagcacTATTGTGCACACTGTACGGATGTACCTTCAGTTtaag from Plasmodium cynomolgi strain B DNA, scaffold: 0038, whole genome shotgun sequence includes:
- a CDS encoding hypothetical protein (putative); its protein translation is MQKNCIMYTYRVYNCLFDLNKDDLDNLKKKIEEKYLYDYFSNYNSIKTYETCEHVKLDKYKKYLTEICTFYDEHKKKYECCNGSWLHDCFNYFKCDDNLNPHKLLYKLNNGGTGSCDKLEKEKKPSSSGNSVTSQGEESNIMNTFYTGPCKHIGDGRLMCSLRQASHISPKFPFKPLKYNTDEKYAQNKMNFPTYANPSGVIVQYQENHSTLESNDRNSNDLSPKKIEHVKTENTKNESTDPLNPVSSETQKKPSQTVEVIGGFKWKFGNGTLSCPPKNSNEDKYNLCRYIRNLKETHNIIKNLNMGSVDPLNNNFSQVKNLINFNLIEKTNQRGITMGSNSDSTTNIISNMDYPGNRVHEEHVLNSNYIRVSMVAALILGIIFLFFIYYKVNEN